A genomic stretch from Sinorhizobium terangae includes:
- the cpaB gene encoding Flp pilus assembly protein CpaB codes for MRSSTIISLVIALMLAFAAVFATRTYLADQQARLAAMGGVKLQEKTLVVAAKAMRFGDRVRPENLKAIPWPSAERPDGSFQTTEAVLGDDSKPRYAMEAIDPGEPVLTSKITGAGERATLSAALDQGMKAVSIRVNDVLGVAGFVRPSDRVDVLLTRGVRNSNGGEQTYVDVLLQGVKVLAVDQTADEREDEPSVVKTVTFEVTTDEAQRLTLGATIGTLSLALRNIASSNVEQTRPITVADLGGGLISTELANNTDDGRFETIEKLVRKVGDELGSRIDSVEGKLKQPVREKQVQIVERKVEPVLPVEPKWATVGVWNTTKREEHRVGLIQ; via the coding sequence ATGCGTTCTTCGACGATCATCAGTCTTGTTATTGCCCTCATGCTTGCCTTCGCTGCGGTTTTTGCAACCCGCACCTATCTCGCCGACCAGCAGGCGCGACTTGCCGCTATGGGTGGCGTCAAACTTCAGGAAAAGACGCTGGTTGTAGCCGCCAAAGCGATGCGTTTCGGCGACCGGGTACGACCGGAAAACCTCAAGGCCATTCCCTGGCCCTCCGCTGAAAGGCCCGACGGTTCGTTCCAGACGACGGAGGCGGTTCTCGGCGACGATAGCAAGCCGCGTTACGCCATGGAGGCGATCGACCCGGGCGAGCCGGTTCTGACCTCGAAGATCACCGGCGCCGGCGAGCGGGCGACGCTCTCGGCCGCGCTTGACCAAGGCATGAAAGCCGTTTCAATCCGCGTTAATGACGTGCTCGGCGTCGCCGGTTTCGTCCGTCCCTCGGATCGTGTCGATGTCCTGTTGACCCGCGGCGTACGCAACAGTAACGGCGGCGAGCAGACCTATGTCGACGTCCTGCTCCAGGGCGTGAAGGTGCTGGCAGTGGATCAGACGGCGGACGAACGCGAGGACGAACCATCCGTCGTCAAGACCGTGACCTTCGAGGTTACGACCGACGAGGCCCAGCGCCTGACGCTCGGCGCCACCATCGGCACACTGTCGCTGGCACTTCGCAACATAGCTTCCTCCAATGTCGAGCAGACCCGTCCCATCACCGTTGCCGATCTCGGTGGCGGCTTGATTTCGACCGAACTCGCCAACAATACTGATGATGGGCGATTCGAGACGATCGAAAAGCTCGTTCGCAAGGTTGGCGACGAATTGGGAAGCCGGATCGACTCCGTCGAAGGCAAGCTGAAGCAGCCTGTTCGCGAGAAACAGGTGCAAATCGTCGAGCGCAAGGTGGAGCCGGTCTTGCCGGTGGAACCGAAGTGGGCGACCGTGGGCGTCTGGAACACGACCAAACGTGAGGAGCACCGGGTGGGCCTGATCCAGTGA
- a CDS encoding GcvT family protein: MAEFPQKAKVVIIGLGGIVGASIAHHLIERGWDDIVGIDKSGIPTDIGSTAHASDFCYATSHDFLSCWTTLYSVDFYEKMGHYARIGGLEVARVGDDGRMDEIKRKVTSGKAFGTRARLIEPAEIKEKFPLIEESMVQGGLWDPDAGLVIPRSQTVAGKLVDQAVTAGKLQAFANTPAQSLIVKDGRIKGVVTHRGTIEADYVIVCAGLWGRLIAEMVGEDLPVMPVDHPLTFFGPYNEFEGTGKEIGWPLLRDQGNSAYMRDTGDPKTAEGGQIEWGYYEETNPRLCHPRELLEKHEARLSPSQRDLEMEQILEPLERAMELTPILGELGYNESHSFNGLLQVTTDGGPSVGESQKVRGLWYCVAIWVKDGPGFGKLVADWMTDGRTAIDHNKIDYSRFYPHMLEEKFIEGRCGEAARKIYNPAVHPREPYDTGRGVRRSPFWEREKELGGYFMELGGWERAHGYAANEHLLEKYGDRVPVRENEWDNRHFWRVSNAEHLAMSEDCGMVNLSHFYMFDVEGPDHVELMEWICAARIGGDANIGKGIYTHFLDDEGMVRADLTVIRMADRCRVIDGADAGPRDFHYVRRIAEDKGFNVTVTDVTEKYVTIGLWGPNARTTLQKVVENPEGLAPENFPFAAIKPIRIAGKDVTAFRISYVGEQGWELHMAYGDALAVWDALRATGVMAFGVETYANSRRMEKSLRLQNADLLTEYNLLEADLARPKVKEADFRGKAKHLEHRARPHQPAMLCTLVMTDNVDSKGVARYPVGILPVMDPETGETLVDELGRRSFTTSIAYGPTIGKNIALAYLPWSYCQVGRKLKVEYFGETYPVEVAGVGYKPLYDPENVKPRT, encoded by the coding sequence ATGGCAGAGTTTCCGCAAAAGGCGAAGGTCGTAATCATTGGGCTCGGGGGCATCGTTGGCGCGTCGATCGCGCATCACCTGATCGAGCGTGGATGGGATGACATCGTCGGCATCGATAAATCCGGCATTCCGACCGACATCGGCTCGACGGCGCATGCCTCCGACTTCTGCTACGCGACCAGCCACGACTTCCTGTCCTGTTGGACGACGCTCTATTCGGTCGATTTCTACGAGAAGATGGGCCACTACGCCCGCATCGGCGGCCTCGAGGTCGCCCGCGTCGGCGACGACGGCCGCATGGACGAGATCAAGCGCAAGGTAACCTCCGGCAAGGCCTTCGGCACGCGCGCGCGCCTGATCGAGCCGGCGGAGATCAAGGAGAAGTTCCCGCTGATCGAGGAAAGCATGGTGCAGGGAGGGCTCTGGGATCCGGACGCCGGCCTCGTCATCCCGCGCTCGCAGACCGTTGCCGGCAAGCTCGTCGACCAGGCCGTCACCGCCGGCAAGCTCCAGGCCTTCGCCAACACGCCGGCCCAGTCCCTCATCGTCAAGGACGGCCGCATCAAGGGCGTGGTCACGCATCGCGGCACGATCGAGGCCGACTACGTCATCGTCTGCGCCGGTCTCTGGGGGCGCCTGATCGCGGAAATGGTGGGCGAGGATCTGCCGGTGATGCCGGTCGACCACCCGCTCACCTTCTTCGGCCCGTATAACGAATTCGAGGGAACCGGCAAGGAAATCGGCTGGCCGCTTCTGCGCGACCAGGGCAACTCCGCCTATATGCGCGACACCGGCGATCCCAAGACCGCCGAGGGCGGCCAGATCGAGTGGGGCTATTACGAGGAGACGAACCCGCGGCTCTGCCATCCGCGTGAGCTTCTCGAAAAGCATGAAGCCCGTCTTTCGCCCTCGCAGCGCGACCTTGAAATGGAACAGATCCTGGAACCGCTGGAACGCGCAATGGAGCTGACCCCGATCCTCGGCGAGCTCGGCTACAATGAAAGCCACTCCTTCAATGGCCTGCTGCAGGTGACCACGGACGGCGGGCCTTCCGTCGGCGAAAGCCAGAAGGTCAGGGGCCTGTGGTACTGTGTCGCCATCTGGGTCAAGGACGGCCCGGGCTTCGGCAAGCTCGTCGCCGACTGGATGACCGACGGCCGCACCGCGATCGACCACAACAAGATCGATTATTCGCGCTTCTACCCGCACATGCTCGAGGAGAAGTTCATCGAAGGCCGCTGCGGGGAGGCCGCGCGGAAGATCTACAACCCGGCGGTCCATCCGCGCGAACCCTATGACACCGGCCGCGGCGTGCGCCGCTCGCCCTTCTGGGAGCGCGAGAAGGAACTCGGCGGCTACTTCATGGAATTGGGCGGCTGGGAGCGCGCCCACGGATACGCTGCCAACGAACACCTGCTCGAGAAATACGGTGACCGCGTCCCCGTGCGCGAGAACGAGTGGGACAACCGCCATTTCTGGCGCGTTTCCAATGCCGAGCATCTCGCCATGAGCGAGGACTGCGGCATGGTGAACCTGTCGCACTTCTACATGTTCGATGTGGAAGGCCCGGACCACGTCGAACTGATGGAATGGATCTGCGCGGCCAGGATCGGCGGCGACGCCAATATCGGCAAGGGCATCTACACCCACTTCCTCGATGACGAGGGCATGGTGCGGGCCGACTTGACGGTCATCCGCATGGCCGACCGCTGCCGCGTGATCGACGGCGCCGACGCCGGCCCGCGCGACTTCCACTACGTGCGCCGGATTGCCGAGGACAAGGGCTTCAACGTGACGGTCACCGACGTCACCGAGAAATACGTGACGATCGGTCTTTGGGGGCCGAACGCACGCACGACCCTGCAGAAGGTCGTAGAGAATCCCGAGGGCCTGGCGCCGGAGAACTTCCCCTTCGCCGCGATCAAGCCGATCCGGATTGCCGGCAAGGATGTCACCGCCTTCCGCATCTCCTATGTCGGCGAACAGGGCTGGGAACTGCACATGGCCTATGGCGATGCGCTCGCCGTCTGGGACGCACTCCGGGCAACCGGCGTCATGGCCTTCGGCGTCGAGACCTATGCCAACAGCCGCCGCATGGAGAAGAGCCTGCGCCTGCAGAACGCCGACCTCCTCACCGAGTACAACCTCCTGGAGGCAGATCTCGCCCGCCCGAAGGTCAAGGAGGCCGATTTCCGGGGCAAGGCGAAGCACCTCGAACATCGCGCCCGTCCGCATCAGCCGGCGATGCTCTGCACGCTGGTCATGACGGACAATGTCGATTCCAAGGGCGTCGCCCGCTATCCGGTCGGCATCCTGCCTGTGATGGATCCGGAGACCGGCGAAACGCTCGTCGACGAACTCGGCCGCCGGTCGTTCACCACCTCGATCGCCTATGGTCCGACGATCGGCAAGAACATTGCGCTTGCCTACCTCCCTTGGTCGTATTGCCAGGTCGGCCGCAAGCTCAAGGTGGAATATTTCGGCGAGACCTATCCGGTCGAAGTCGCAGGCGTCGGCTACAAGCCGCTCTACGACCCGGAAAACGTCAAGCCGCGCACCTGA
- a CDS encoding TauD/TfdA dioxygenase family protein, which produces MSNPVLVNETIPELDVVPLTGRVGAEIKGVRLGGDLTDATIGSINQLLLKHKVIFFRDQEHLDDAAQELFARRLGDLVPHPTQGAAAGTASILNLDSSRGGGRADQWHTDVTFVDAYPKFSVLRGVVIPAAGGDTIWSNTHAAYESLPEPLKLLAANLWAIHSNVYDYAAVRPRATAEEKKHFEEVFTSTIYETEHPVVRVHPETGERSLLLGNFVQRLVGLSKSDSAKLYEVFQSYVTAPENTVRWRWRAGDVAIWDNRATQHYAVNDYGDQHRVVRRATVDGDVPLSVDGRRSVTRIKAAKPAAKAA; this is translated from the coding sequence ATGAGCAATCCAGTTCTTGTCAACGAAACCATTCCTGAGCTCGACGTCGTGCCGCTGACCGGCCGCGTCGGAGCCGAAATCAAGGGTGTCCGTCTTGGCGGAGATCTTACGGATGCAACGATCGGCTCCATCAACCAGCTTCTTCTGAAGCACAAGGTGATCTTTTTCCGCGACCAGGAGCACCTCGACGATGCCGCGCAGGAACTGTTCGCGCGACGCCTGGGCGACCTCGTACCGCATCCCACGCAGGGTGCCGCGGCTGGCACGGCCTCGATCCTCAATCTCGATTCCAGCCGCGGCGGCGGCCGGGCGGACCAGTGGCACACCGACGTGACCTTCGTGGATGCCTATCCGAAGTTCTCGGTTCTGCGCGGCGTCGTCATTCCGGCGGCCGGAGGCGACACGATCTGGTCCAACACGCATGCCGCATACGAAAGCCTTCCGGAGCCGCTCAAATTGTTGGCCGCCAATCTCTGGGCCATTCACAGCAATGTTTATGATTACGCCGCCGTGCGCCCGCGCGCGACCGCCGAAGAGAAGAAGCATTTCGAGGAAGTCTTCACATCGACGATCTACGAGACCGAGCATCCGGTCGTGCGGGTCCATCCGGAAACCGGGGAAAGATCCTTGCTGCTCGGCAATTTCGTCCAGCGCCTCGTCGGCCTCTCAAAGAGCGACTCGGCAAAACTTTACGAGGTGTTCCAGTCCTACGTGACTGCCCCGGAAAACACCGTGCGCTGGCGCTGGAGGGCCGGCGACGTTGCCATTTGGGACAACCGCGCCACGCAGCACTATGCGGTCAACGACTATGGCGACCAGCACCGGGTCGTACGCCGCGCCACCGTTGATGGCGATGTGCCGCTCAGCGTCGATGGCCGGCGCAGCGTGACCCGCATCAAGGCAGCCAAGCCGGCAGCGAAGGCCGCTTGA
- a CDS encoding DUF1127 domain-containing protein — protein MLDGISTDVNQAHVVSRLIPPQPRVPAFAALEGRGLAFRLLARLARWMDTRRGRLDLLQLSDYELKDIGLSRGAAYNDFYKRD, from the coding sequence ATGTTGGACGGCATTTCGACTGACGTGAACCAGGCACATGTCGTGTCAAGACTGATCCCGCCTCAGCCGAGGGTTCCCGCCTTTGCTGCGCTCGAAGGGCGGGGCCTGGCTTTCCGGCTGCTGGCCCGGCTTGCCCGGTGGATGGACACGCGGCGCGGGCGCTTGGACCTGCTTCAGCTTTCCGACTACGAGTTGAAGGATATTGGCCTCTCGCGCGGGGCCGCCTATAACGATTTCTACAAACGCGATTAG
- a CDS encoding ABC transporter ATP-binding protein: MTAASLEISGLCAGYGPTRVLEDISFSVSAGKRLGILGRNGMGKSTLFATLAGQTRRYGGTIQVNGENIEGADSATRALKGLGYVPQSRDVFPTLTVEENLFVGLKTRPKSAIEEAYAMFPRLKERRRNLGSQLSGGEQQMLTTARTILGQPSVLLLDEPLEGLAPVICEELMEAFGKLAASGEMTILLVEQRIQSALDFADEVIILERGRMAWSGTPQELSQDQQSVETLLGVGGLH; encoded by the coding sequence ATGACAGCAGCATCGCTTGAGATTTCGGGCCTCTGTGCCGGTTATGGCCCAACGCGCGTCCTGGAGGACATTTCCTTCTCCGTATCCGCCGGGAAAAGGCTGGGTATACTCGGGCGCAACGGCATGGGCAAATCGACGCTGTTTGCCACCCTTGCAGGCCAGACACGCCGTTATGGCGGCACTATTCAAGTGAACGGTGAGAATATCGAGGGGGCCGACAGCGCCACCCGTGCCCTCAAGGGGCTGGGCTATGTGCCACAGTCGCGTGACGTCTTTCCGACGCTGACGGTGGAGGAGAACCTGTTCGTTGGTCTGAAGACTCGACCGAAATCGGCGATCGAAGAAGCCTATGCAATGTTCCCGCGACTGAAGGAGCGACGCCGGAACCTGGGTTCGCAGCTTTCGGGGGGCGAGCAGCAGATGCTGACGACGGCGCGGACGATTCTGGGGCAGCCTTCGGTGTTGTTGCTGGACGAGCCGTTGGAAGGGCTCGCCCCGGTCATCTGCGAAGAGCTCATGGAAGCTTTCGGCAAGCTGGCTGCTTCCGGGGAGATGACGATTTTGCTCGTCGAGCAGCGAATCCAAAGCGCGTTGGACTTTGCGGATGAGGTGATCATCCTCGAACGCGGCCGGATGGCCTGGTCTGGAACGCCGCAGGAGCTTTCGCAGGACCAGCAGTCGGTAGAAACCCTGCTGGGAGTCGGTGGGCTGCATTAA
- a CDS encoding type II and III secretion system protein family protein, whose translation MLRGSMKGAARARSLAALVAAISAFGLLGPGSAGQADAQEKFINLGGSVQQVTLPPNDTMTIRTAKPFGDLVIGSAQLIDVVPLSDRSLFIRGKEIGATNISVYDDDKNLLGVIDIRVTSDFSEAAAAIRSAAPSSQVRVFNSNDRIRLTGTVRDAVELQRVLEIAQSYSDQPVLNQLRVSDSQQVMLEVRVIEASRQTGRDLGIGWSGQGKNGIGKATASQGISVDDDGRLVRTLEDAAGAATGMQPFGQLIAKVLEIAGGRIDVVINALEQKGLVRRLAQPNLIAMSGETASFHAGGEVPIQTTVANGATVATETDYRPFGVRLTFTPVVLDSGLISLKIEPEVSELDTSINVNGNPGFISRAAKTTVALRDGQSFAMAGLLQSINAKDVQQLPWVSQVPVIGALFRSTSFLKRESDLVIIVTPHIVRPSAPGEDLYSPLDQTRSSNDWELFALGIMEVDKDMLRRFRNGEGVKGPYGHRLDLDVGGQLAVAKK comes from the coding sequence ATGTTGAGGGGAAGCATGAAGGGGGCGGCGCGAGCCAGGTCCCTCGCGGCATTAGTCGCCGCAATCTCGGCCTTTGGCCTCCTGGGACCCGGATCGGCCGGGCAGGCTGATGCCCAGGAAAAGTTCATCAATCTCGGCGGATCCGTGCAGCAGGTGACGCTGCCGCCGAACGACACGATGACCATCAGGACCGCCAAGCCGTTCGGCGATCTGGTCATCGGCAGTGCCCAGCTTATCGATGTCGTGCCGCTTTCCGACCGGTCGCTGTTCATCCGCGGCAAGGAGATCGGCGCCACCAATATCTCGGTCTATGACGACGACAAAAATCTTCTCGGCGTCATCGATATCCGCGTCACCAGCGATTTCAGCGAAGCGGCGGCCGCCATTCGTTCCGCGGCACCTTCGTCGCAGGTTCGGGTGTTCAATTCCAACGACCGCATCCGCCTGACCGGCACCGTGCGTGACGCCGTGGAATTACAGCGCGTGCTGGAGATCGCCCAGTCCTATTCCGATCAGCCGGTTCTGAATCAGTTGCGCGTCAGCGATTCCCAGCAGGTCATGCTGGAAGTGCGCGTTATCGAGGCTTCGCGCCAGACCGGCCGCGACCTCGGCATCGGCTGGTCCGGCCAGGGCAAGAACGGCATCGGCAAGGCGACGGCGAGCCAAGGCATTTCGGTCGACGACGACGGCCGGCTTGTCCGCACGCTGGAAGACGCCGCGGGCGCGGCGACGGGCATGCAGCCCTTCGGGCAGCTGATCGCCAAGGTGCTGGAGATTGCCGGCGGCCGGATCGACGTCGTCATCAATGCGCTGGAGCAGAAGGGCCTGGTGCGCCGGCTGGCGCAGCCGAACCTGATCGCCATGAGCGGCGAGACCGCAAGCTTCCACGCCGGCGGCGAGGTGCCGATCCAGACGACGGTTGCCAATGGCGCGACGGTCGCGACCGAAACCGATTACCGGCCTTTCGGCGTCAGGCTCACCTTCACGCCGGTGGTGCTCGACAGCGGGCTCATCAGTCTCAAAATCGAGCCGGAAGTCTCCGAACTCGACACGTCGATCAACGTCAACGGCAATCCCGGCTTCATCTCGCGCGCGGCGAAGACCACGGTGGCGCTGCGCGACGGCCAGAGCTTCGCCATGGCCGGGTTGCTGCAGTCGATCAATGCCAAGGACGTTCAACAATTGCCGTGGGTGTCGCAGGTTCCGGTGATCGGCGCGCTGTTCCGCTCGACGAGCTTCCTGAAGCGGGAGTCCGATCTCGTCATCATCGTCACCCCCCACATCGTGCGGCCGTCCGCACCCGGCGAGGACCTCTACAGCCCACTCGACCAGACGCGCTCGTCGAACGACTGGGAGCTTTTTGCCCTCGGCATTATGGAAGTCGACAAGGACATGCTGCGCCGCTTCCGCAATGGCGAAGGCGTCAAGGGGCCCTATGGGCACCGTCTCGATCTTGATGTGGGAGGCCAACTTGCCGTTGCGAAGAAATAA
- a CDS encoding alpha/beta hydrolase, with translation MTATKLLLMLSMMAAFAYLSLVGLTYVSQRTILYPGASWMPTPEQASWGENVSIRTPDGETLHATYSQAEPGKASVLFFLGNADRIGNYDFLAQALALRGIGLLAISYRGYPGSTGAPSEAGLMTDGLAAFDWLAGRTEGKIVVLGQSLGSGVAVNTAWQRPASAVVLVSAYLSVLSLAEARYPFFPVSLLIKDPFRSDLRIAQVRQPKLFIHGRRDAIIPLSSGKALFDIASEPKRMLVYDGSGHNDLWDTRMVGDIIRFVEALE, from the coding sequence GTGACCGCCACAAAACTCCTGCTGATGTTATCGATGATGGCGGCTTTCGCCTATTTGTCGCTGGTCGGCCTCACATATGTGTCGCAGCGCACCATCCTCTATCCGGGCGCAAGCTGGATGCCGACTCCAGAGCAGGCGAGTTGGGGGGAAAACGTTTCCATCAGGACGCCCGACGGAGAAACGCTTCACGCAACCTACAGCCAAGCCGAACCCGGCAAGGCGTCGGTGCTGTTCTTCCTCGGCAATGCCGACCGGATCGGGAACTACGACTTCCTCGCCCAGGCGCTGGCCTTACGAGGCATTGGCCTGCTTGCAATCTCCTATCGCGGCTATCCCGGATCAACCGGCGCCCCGAGCGAGGCCGGGCTCATGACCGATGGCCTCGCCGCCTTCGACTGGCTCGCCGGCCGCACTGAAGGCAAGATCGTTGTTCTCGGCCAGTCGCTCGGAAGCGGCGTCGCCGTCAATACCGCCTGGCAAAGACCGGCTTCCGCAGTCGTTCTGGTTTCGGCCTATCTGTCGGTCTTGTCACTCGCTGAGGCGCGTTACCCGTTTTTTCCGGTCAGTCTCCTTATCAAGGATCCTTTCCGTTCGGATTTAAGAATAGCGCAGGTGAGGCAACCGAAGCTGTTTATCCACGGTCGGCGCGACGCTATCATCCCGCTGTCTTCCGGCAAGGCTCTATTTGACATTGCTTCCGAGCCCAAGCGGATGCTGGTCTACGACGGCTCCGGCCATAACGATCTCTGGGATACCCGGATGGTCGGCGATATCATCCGCTTCGTGGAGGCGCTGGAGTGA
- a CDS encoding pilus assembly protein CpaA: MTETVDIITGVAILLFLYTAWSDFRFWKIPNAVVLALIALYALSAALKLTTAEQAGGALGQMMAQDTGATLFSSTGVGGDIGAGLLLFGLGFGLWSFKLFGAGDAKLFLPIGLFVGWHGMLPFAVFLLIGGIAVLLALRLPMPLQLAHLSFFMRIEEIRATRKIPYGVIMVFATIATLALRYGKA; the protein is encoded by the coding sequence ATGACAGAAACAGTCGACATTATTACCGGCGTCGCGATCCTGCTTTTTCTTTATACTGCCTGGAGCGATTTCCGCTTCTGGAAGATCCCGAACGCCGTCGTCCTCGCCCTTATCGCCCTCTACGCGCTCAGTGCGGCGTTGAAACTGACCACAGCCGAACAAGCCGGTGGGGCACTCGGGCAGATGATGGCACAAGACACGGGCGCCACGCTCTTCTCCTCAACCGGCGTCGGCGGCGATATCGGCGCCGGCCTCCTCCTCTTCGGCCTCGGCTTCGGCCTCTGGTCCTTCAAGCTCTTCGGCGCCGGCGACGCCAAGCTTTTCCTGCCGATTGGCCTCTTCGTCGGCTGGCATGGCATGCTGCCCTTCGCCGTCTTCCTTCTGATCGGCGGGATCGCCGTACTCCTCGCCCTCAGACTGCCGATGCCGCTGCAGCTTGCGCATTTGTCCTTTTTCATGCGCATCGAGGAAATCCGCGCGACCCGCAAAATCCCCTACGGCGTCATCATGGTCTTCGCCACGATCGCCACCCTCGCGCTCCGCTACGGCAAGGCGTAA
- a CDS encoding cupin domain-containing protein, translating into MSDHHHHRDHDHENGEGRWKHDGVRVIKGDQLDDNTPQTPGMYRQAAINHARVGAQKIWAGTVAIEPNAKTGVHHHGPLESVIFVVRGKARMRWGDRLEYVAEAGPGDFIYVPPYVPHQEINADPDNALECVLVRSDNEAVVVNITDVDPVEKPEEVYWVDPIHKHPG; encoded by the coding sequence ATGTCGGATCACCACCATCATCGCGATCATGACCACGAAAATGGAGAGGGCCGGTGGAAGCATGACGGCGTTCGCGTCATCAAGGGCGACCAACTCGATGACAACACGCCCCAGACGCCCGGCATGTACCGGCAGGCGGCCATCAATCACGCCCGTGTGGGCGCTCAGAAGATCTGGGCGGGCACCGTGGCGATCGAACCAAATGCCAAGACCGGCGTGCATCACCACGGTCCGCTTGAAAGCGTGATCTTCGTTGTTCGGGGCAAGGCACGCATGCGGTGGGGCGACAGGCTCGAATATGTGGCGGAGGCCGGACCCGGCGACTTCATCTACGTGCCGCCTTATGTACCGCACCAGGAAATCAATGCGGATCCCGACAACGCGCTGGAATGTGTTCTGGTGCGGTCCGACAACGAGGCCGTGGTTGTCAACATCACCGACGTCGATCCGGTGGAAAAGCCGGAGGAAGTCTATTGGGTCGATCCGATCCACAAGCATCCGGGTTGA
- a CDS encoding helix-turn-helix domain-containing protein — protein MSQFSCQTILATSTVTLRDVVCDGSCRGRSAEECAHSTSLVYPYRGVFMRHVGKSDTVAESNQVIFFNHGEDYRISHPVAGGDACLDVKVSEEILAELAPQQQLRSGASISFRRQRRRIDARAQALVALLRHSLGRGIAETLEAETLTLTLIRRSLGERTSHGATGTYGGEKLAGRAKLVLSADPGRRWTLSEVAKEVGVSPVYLTQVFQQVEAMPLYRYQLRLRLARALDLLGSYHDLTALGLELGFSSHSHFSSAFKQAYGRTPAEFQRTLRLR, from the coding sequence ATGTCCCAGTTTTCGTGCCAGACGATTCTCGCGACGTCGACCGTCACCCTTCGGGACGTGGTCTGCGACGGATCATGCCGCGGCAGGAGTGCGGAGGAATGCGCGCATTCAACGAGCCTGGTCTATCCCTATCGCGGCGTTTTCATGCGGCACGTCGGCAAGAGCGATACCGTGGCTGAATCCAACCAGGTGATTTTCTTCAATCACGGCGAAGACTACCGTATCAGCCACCCAGTCGCGGGCGGCGACGCGTGCCTTGATGTGAAAGTCAGTGAAGAAATCCTTGCCGAGCTTGCGCCGCAGCAGCAGTTGCGTTCCGGCGCCAGTATCTCCTTCAGGCGTCAGCGCCGGAGGATCGATGCACGCGCACAGGCGCTCGTCGCATTGTTGCGCCATAGCCTTGGTCGCGGCATTGCCGAGACGCTGGAAGCCGAGACCCTCACGCTGACGCTCATCAGGCGCTCACTCGGGGAACGGACTTCGCACGGAGCGACCGGTACCTATGGCGGCGAGAAATTGGCAGGCCGGGCAAAACTGGTGCTCTCCGCCGATCCCGGCCGACGTTGGACGCTGAGCGAGGTCGCGAAAGAGGTGGGCGTCTCGCCGGTCTATCTGACCCAGGTCTTCCAGCAGGTCGAGGCGATGCCGCTTTACCGCTATCAATTGCGCCTGCGCTTGGCGCGGGCGCTCGACCTGCTCGGCTCGTATCACGACCTGACCGCGCTCGGTCTCGAGCTCGGCTTTTCCAGCCACAGCCATTTCAGCTCCGCCTTCAAACAGGCCTACGGCCGCACGCCGGCGGAATTCCAACGCACGCTTCGTCTTCGTTGA